The bacterium genomic interval CAGTCGGCGCCGGCCGCCGCAGCCTGGAACGACGCGATGGACGGCGCGACGAACTTCCCGGCGCGGTTGCGCAGCTGCACCGTCGCCAGCTTGTTCTGGACCGCGTAGGCGTACTCGACGTAGCCGATCGTCCCCTCCGCCTGCTGGACGAACGCCGCCACCCCCTCGTTCCCCTTGCCGCCCACGCCGGCGGGCCAGGCGACGGCCTTCTCGGTGCCGACCTTCGCGTGCCACCCGGGCGAGACCTTGTCGAGGTAGTTCGTGAAGATCCAGGTCGTCCCCGAGGCGTCCGAGCGGTGCACCACGGCGATGTCCCTGGCCGGCAGGCTCATGCCGGGGTTCTGCGCCTTCACCGCGGGGTCGTCCCAGCGGCGCACCGTGCCGAGGAAGATGTCGGCGAGCAGCTCCGGCGTCAGCCGCAGCGCGCCGGGGGAGACGCCGGGCAGGTTCACGACCGGGACGACGCCCCCGACGACCAGCGGAAACTGCACGAGCCCGGCGGCCCGCAGCTCGTCCGCCTTGAGCGGCGCATCCGACGCCCCGAAGTCCACGGTCCCCGCCTTGATCTGGGTGATCCCGCCGCCGGAGCCGATCGACTGGTAGTTGAGCTTCGTCCCCGTGGTCTGCGCGTAGCGGTAGGCCCACTGCGAGTAGATCGGGTAGGGGAAGCTCGCCCCCGCGCCGTTGATGGCCGGCGCATCCGCCGCCATGCCCCGTCCGGCGAGCGCCGCGACCAGGGCCGCGGCCAGTGCACACGCCTTCTTCACGCTGCTCCTCCTTGCGCTCGCAACTCTCTTCTCTCTCGTCTCCATGGCGGGCACGGTAACGCGCGATGGCAAGAGCACGATGAGGCGGGCGTGAGAATTCGGTGAGGATCACGCCCCGCCGGCGGGCGCGTGAGAGAATCTCACCGGGGGTGCGGCAACGGCAGCGTGATGGTGAAGGTGCTCCCCGTGCCCGGTTCGCTCGCGACGCCGACGGTCCCGCCGTGCGCCTGGGCGATGTGCTTGACGATCGCCAGCCCGAGGCCGGTGCCGCCCAGGCTGCGGCTGCGGCTCCTGTCGACGCGGTAGAAGCGCTCGAAGAGCCGCGGCAGGTGCTCCCGCGGGATGCCGATGCCGTGGTCGATCACCTGGATCGAGACGGCGCCCGGCGACACGGCGCCGCGCACCAGCACCCGCGACCCGGGCTCGCTGTAGGTCACGGCGTTGTCGACGAGGTTGACGACCGCCTGCGAGAGCAGGAGGGCCTGCGCGGGGAAGACGCGGTCCTCCGGGCACTCCAGCGCCAGCTCGATCTCCTTCTTCGCGGCGCGCGGCCGCGTCGTCTCGAGGACCTCGGCGAGCAGAGCGCAGAGGCTCGCCTCACCGAGCGGGGCGCGCCCGTCGCCGCCCTCCTGCTCCAGGCGCGCGAGGCTCAGCAGGTCCGAGACGATCGCGTTCAGGCGGTCGGCCTGCCTGTGGATGATCTCGAGGAAGCGCACCGCGCTCTCCCGGTCGTCAAGCGCGCCGTCGAGGAGCGTCTCGACGAAGCCGGCGATGGAGGTCACCGGGGTCTTGAGCTCGTGGGAAACGTTGGCGACGAAGTCCCGCCGCACCCGCTCGAGGCGGTGCAGCTGCGTGATGTCGTTGAGCACGATCAACGCGCCGACCCTCGCTCCGGCCGCGTTGCGCAGCGCCGCGCCCCGCGCGCGGACGAGCAGCTCGCCGCCCTCCCCGAGCGCGAACTCCTCCACGACCGGCTCCGACGCGCCGAGCGCGCGCAGGATGAACGCCTGCAGCGGCAGGCTGCGCTGCAGTTCCTGCACACCGCCGCCGACGGCAGCGGTGGCATCGACCCCGAGCATGTCCGCGGCCGCCCGGTTGAGGAGGATGATGCGCTTCGCGCCGTCGACGGCGATCACACCCTCGACCATGCCTGCGAGGACGGACTCGAGGGTGCCGCGCTGCTCCTGCACGGCGGCGATGCGCTCCGCGAGCTGGCGCGCCATCGCGTTCATGGACTCGGCGAGCGCCGCTATCTCCTCGACCGCGGGCGCGGGCAGCCGCGCGCCCAGCTCGCCGCGGGCGAAGCGATCGGCCCCTTCGCGGAGGTCCTCGATGGGCCGGACGATGCGGCGGGAGATCACGTAGCTCGCCGCCGCCCCGAGCAGGATGATGACGACCGCGGCGCCGAGCAGGCGCGACCGGATGGTCTGATAGGCCTCGTCGACGGCCGCGATCGGCACCGAGAGCCGCAGCGCGCCGGCGACCGCGCCCGCCGCGCGCAACGGGACCGCCACGTACAGGGCGGGCTGGCCCAGCGTCACGCTGAACCGCTCGGCGGCGGCGTCCCTGCCCGCGAGCGCCTCGCGCACCTCGGGGCGGTCGCCGTGGTTCTCCATCCGCGATGGGTCCTCAGCGGAGTCGCACAGCACCCGTCCGGACGGCGCGACC includes:
- the pstS gene encoding phosphate ABC transporter substrate-binding protein PstS encodes the protein MAADAPAINGAGASFPYPIYSQWAYRYAQTTGTKLNYQSIGSGGGITQIKAGTVDFGASDAPLKADELRAAGLVQFPLVVGGVVPVVNLPGVSPGALRLTPELLADIFLGTVRRWDDPAVKAQNPGMSLPARDIAVVHRSDASGTTWIFTNYLDKVSPGWHAKVGTEKAVAWPAGVGGKGNEGVAAFVQQAEGTIGYVEYAYAVQNKLATVQLRNRAGKFVAPSIASFQAAAAGADWKGAPGFALVLTDQAGDASWPITGASFILVRARQTDAARGRAMLAFFDWCLRSGAAQAEKLAYVPLPASVTDLVEAAWQDQVRCDGKAVWP
- a CDS encoding ATP-binding protein; translated protein: MRSRRLFWQVFPPLLVVTGLSVAATSWYAADYLRRFALQQKGADLTAAARLAEPELSAGLRRSAADLEPTCRELGRKAGLRLTLVAPSGRVLCDSAEDPSRMENHGDRPEVREALAGRDAAAERFSVTLGQPALYVAVPLRAAGAVAGALRLSVPIAAVDEAYQTIRSRLLGAAVVIILLGAAASYVISRRIVRPIEDLREGADRFARGELGARLPAPAVEEIAALAESMNAMARQLAERIAAVQEQRGTLESVLAGMVEGVIAVDGAKRIILLNRAAADMLGVDATAAVGGGVQELQRSLPLQAFILRALGASEPVVEEFALGEGGELLVRARGAALRNAAGARVGALIVLNDITQLHRLERVRRDFVANVSHELKTPVTSIAGFVETLLDGALDDRESAVRFLEIIHRQADRLNAIVSDLLSLARLEQEGGDGRAPLGEASLCALLAEVLETTRPRAAKKEIELALECPEDRVFPAQALLLSQAVVNLVDNAVTYSEPGSRVLVRGAVSPGAVSIQVIDHGIGIPREHLPRLFERFYRVDRSRSRSLGGTGLGLAIVKHIAQAHGGTVGVASEPGTGSTFTITLPLPHPR